From Selenomonas ruminantium AC2024, a single genomic window includes:
- the thiE gene encoding thiamine phosphate synthase: MKSANIAATDLQLYAVTDSRWLNGSALAEAVEKALAGGVTCVQLREKHLPFDEFLRTAKEIKSLCQSYHVPFIVDDNLDIALACDADGLHIGQNDMPAAKARKLLGPDKILGVSAQTVEQAIAACRDGADYLGVGAVFPTGTKTDAVEVPLDTLKAITAAVDIPVVAIGGINADNIVKLSDTGISGAAVVSAIFAQKDIKKAAANLRQLMAKEF, encoded by the coding sequence ATGAAATCCGCTAATATTGCCGCCACCGATTTGCAGCTCTATGCCGTCACCGACAGCCGCTGGCTGAATGGCTCAGCCCTTGCCGAAGCAGTCGAAAAAGCCTTGGCAGGCGGCGTAACCTGCGTGCAGCTGCGGGAAAAGCATCTGCCCTTTGATGAATTTTTGCGCACTGCCAAGGAAATAAAATCACTCTGCCAAAGCTATCATGTTCCCTTTATCGTGGATGATAATCTGGACATTGCGCTGGCCTGTGATGCCGATGGTCTCCATATCGGGCAGAACGATATGCCCGCCGCCAAGGCCCGTAAACTTTTGGGCCCGGATAAAATTCTCGGCGTATCGGCACAGACTGTCGAGCAAGCCATCGCCGCCTGCCGGGATGGCGCCGATTATTTAGGCGTGGGTGCGGTGTTTCCCACCGGCACAAAAACAGATGCCGTCGAAGTTCCCCTTGATACACTGAAAGCCATTACAGCCGCTGTTGATATTCCCGTAGTGGCCATCGGCGGCATTAACGCAGATAATATCGTTAAACTATCCGACACGGGCATTTCTGGTGCCGCTGTGGTGTCAGCCATCTTTGCCCAAAAAGACATCAAAAAAGCCGCCGCGAATCTGCGACAGCTTATGGCAAAGGAGTTTTAA
- the dcuC gene encoding C4-dicarboxylate transporter DcuC has protein sequence MLGLLIAIVVVAWVARFVLKKYPAQPVLFTAGIVMMVLTLVFGLGEILPAKQTTGSPWLDIIQSISLAFSSRAAKLGMIIMLIGGFSKYMDCIGASTSLVRIAIKPLKKLGHPYMVLALTSVLGNFLAMFISSASGFGLLLMVTMYPVLVRLGVSRIAACAVIATTSAPGWGPAGADNIFAAELIGMEIVPYFMQYQVPVGLCTVGALAVAHFFVQRYLDAKNPDEMAGKDVSAAVTAEQAKAQETPDVPAFYALLPTLPLLLVLFFGLNENTGIKMDISLATLVSIFLTMLIEFIRHRDGLKACKDIGSFWNGMGLQMATVVTLVVAAETFSKGLISLGAIDTLIESAQNAGLGGIGMMFVFVSIIIAATLITGSGNATFFAFVPLAPKVAALSGIAPVLLVLPMNFVSNLARSLSPIAAVMIVVAGAAGLSPMDLAKRTFIPVAVATVVNIAVTLILFF, from the coding sequence ATGTTAGGTCTTCTCATCGCCATCGTCGTGGTGGCCTGGGTTGCCCGCTTCGTACTCAAAAAGTACCCGGCGCAGCCTGTACTCTTTACCGCCGGCATCGTTATGATGGTGCTGACCCTGGTCTTTGGTCTGGGCGAAATTCTCCCGGCCAAGCAGACAACTGGTTCCCCCTGGCTGGATATCATCCAGTCCATCAGCCTGGCCTTCAGCAGCCGTGCCGCTAAGCTCGGTATGATTATTATGCTGATTGGCGGTTTCTCCAAGTATATGGACTGCATTGGCGCCAGCACGTCCCTCGTACGCATCGCCATCAAGCCCTTGAAAAAACTGGGCCATCCCTATATGGTGCTGGCTCTGACTTCCGTGCTGGGCAACTTCCTGGCCATGTTCATCAGTTCCGCTTCCGGCTTCGGCCTCTTGCTCATGGTGACCATGTATCCGGTGCTGGTGCGCCTGGGTGTCAGCCGGATTGCCGCCTGCGCCGTCATCGCCACCACTTCCGCTCCGGGCTGGGGCCCGGCCGGGGCTGACAACATCTTTGCCGCAGAACTCATCGGCATGGAGATTGTGCCCTACTTTATGCAGTATCAGGTGCCCGTCGGTCTCTGCACCGTAGGCGCACTGGCCGTTGCCCACTTCTTCGTCCAGCGCTATCTGGATGCCAAGAACCCGGATGAAATGGCCGGCAAGGATGTATCTGCCGCTGTGACCGCCGAACAGGCTAAAGCCCAGGAAACGCCGGATGTGCCTGCCTTCTACGCGTTGCTGCCCACCCTGCCCCTGCTCCTGGTGCTGTTCTTCGGCCTCAACGAAAACACGGGCATCAAGATGGACATCAGCCTGGCTACGCTGGTCAGCATCTTCCTGACCATGCTCATTGAGTTTATCCGCCACCGTGATGGCCTCAAAGCCTGCAAGGACATCGGCTCTTTCTGGAACGGCATGGGCCTGCAGATGGCCACCGTTGTTACCCTCGTCGTAGCTGCCGAAACCTTCTCCAAGGGCCTTATCTCTTTGGGCGCTATCGACACCTTGATTGAAAGTGCCCAGAACGCTGGCCTCGGCGGTATCGGCATGATGTTCGTCTTCGTCAGCATCATCATCGCCGCCACCCTCATCACCGGCAGCGGCAACGCAACCTTCTTTGCCTTCGTACCTTTGGCACCGAAAGTTGCCGCACTCTCTGGCATTGCTCCGGTGCTCTTAGTACTGCCCATGAACTTCGTGTCCAACCTGGCACGTTCCCTCTCCCCAATCGCCGCCGTCATGATTGTCGTGGCCGGTGCCGCAGGCCTCTCCCCCATGGATTTGGCTAAGCGCACCTTTATCCCGGTAGCCGTGGCTACGGTAGTGAATATCGCGGTGACGCTGATATTGTTCTTCTAA
- a CDS encoding LacI family DNA-binding transcriptional regulator gives MVRIKDVAREAGVAPSTVSLVMNKKGYVSEETRRKVEAAMKKLHYVPSGVARSLSLNRTNTIGVIMPSAAHPFFGELIGELETALYNAGYKMVLCCTHAKDNAERHFVEMLKRRNMDGIIMGAHSLDEGLYDNLERPVVAFDRYLNDCIPIVHCDHCQGGKLAAETFLRHSCRHVVEIVGSSIMKTPADDYHRVAAEILTSQGVKVDRIERPWNEPSYASFMQIARQLFADYPDADGILGADLSVSACLYVAQERGLRVPEDVKLLAYDGTLITQMGTQPLTAIRQPIKELAELTVCKLIAMIKGEQDSQPWMIAPTFQPGATC, from the coding sequence ATGGTCAGGATTAAGGATGTAGCCAGGGAAGCTGGCGTGGCACCGAGTACGGTGTCGCTTGTGATGAATAAAAAAGGCTATGTATCAGAGGAAACCCGCCGTAAGGTGGAAGCGGCCATGAAAAAATTGCACTATGTGCCCAGTGGCGTGGCACGTAGTCTATCATTGAACCGGACCAATACCATCGGGGTTATTATGCCTTCGGCAGCTCATCCCTTTTTTGGTGAGCTCATTGGTGAACTGGAAACGGCGTTGTATAATGCCGGGTATAAGATGGTGCTTTGTTGCACGCATGCCAAAGATAATGCTGAACGTCATTTTGTAGAAATGTTGAAACGGCGCAATATGGATGGGATTATCATGGGGGCGCATTCTCTGGATGAAGGGCTTTATGACAATCTTGAGCGGCCGGTGGTAGCTTTTGACCGTTACTTGAATGACTGTATCCCCATTGTGCACTGTGACCATTGTCAGGGCGGAAAACTAGCGGCGGAGACTTTTTTGCGGCACAGCTGCCGGCACGTAGTGGAAATTGTGGGCAGCAGCATTATGAAAACACCCGCGGATGACTATCATCGGGTAGCAGCGGAAATTCTGACCAGTCAGGGTGTGAAGGTTGACCGGATTGAAAGACCGTGGAATGAACCGTCCTATGCAAGTTTTATGCAGATAGCCCGGCAGCTGTTTGCTGACTACCCGGATGCTGATGGAATTCTGGGGGCAGACCTTTCCGTATCGGCCTGTCTTTATGTGGCGCAGGAGAGAGGACTGCGGGTGCCGGAGGATGTAAAACTGCTGGCCTATGATGGTACGCTGATTACACAGATGGGAACGCAGCCCCTTACGGCTATTCGGCAGCCGATAAAGGAACTGGCAGAACTGACCGTATGTAAGCTCATTGCCATGATTAAAGGCGAACAGGATTCACAGCCGTGGATGATTGCCCCCACGTTTCAGCCAGGGGCTACTTGTTGA
- the nirJ2 gene encoding putative heme d1 biosynthesis radical SAM protein NirJ2 translates to MKIVSWNTTNNCNMYCAHCYRDAGCKAEDELSTEEAKKLLREIAKAGFKIMIFSGGEPLTRPDIVELVKYASDLGLFPVFGTNGTLITLEMAKALKEAGARGMGISLDSLDKEKHDKFRAFPGGWDGAVQGMKNCREVGLPFQIHTTVMDWNQQELEAMTDFAVEIGAKAHHFFFLVPTGRAATIEEESLRAEQYEDVLTRIMKKQQEVDIELKPTCAPQFLRIADQLGIKTRFHRGCLAGLSYCIISPRGKVQPCAYLNMELGDVHDTPFDEIWNDSEVLKKLRTLEYSGGCGSCNYKGVCGGCRARAAYYHGGDYMAEEPWCLYHGRRGE, encoded by the coding sequence ATGAAAATTGTATCCTGGAATACGACCAACAACTGCAATATGTACTGCGCCCATTGCTACCGTGATGCAGGCTGCAAGGCTGAGGACGAACTCTCCACGGAAGAAGCCAAAAAGCTCCTGCGGGAAATCGCCAAGGCGGGGTTCAAAATCATGATTTTCTCCGGCGGCGAACCGTTGACCCGTCCGGATATTGTGGAACTGGTGAAGTATGCGTCTGATTTGGGGCTGTTTCCCGTGTTCGGTACCAATGGCACGCTGATTACGCTCGAAATGGCCAAGGCCTTGAAAGAGGCCGGGGCTAGAGGCATGGGCATTTCGCTGGATTCGCTGGACAAGGAAAAGCACGACAAATTCCGCGCCTTCCCCGGTGGCTGGGACGGCGCGGTGCAGGGCATGAAGAACTGCCGCGAAGTGGGCCTGCCCTTCCAGATTCATACGACGGTGATGGATTGGAACCAGCAGGAACTCGAAGCGATGACGGATTTTGCTGTGGAAATCGGCGCTAAGGCGCATCATTTCTTCTTCTTGGTGCCGACGGGCAGAGCCGCAACGATTGAGGAAGAATCCCTGCGGGCGGAGCAGTATGAAGATGTGCTGACCCGCATTATGAAGAAACAGCAGGAAGTGGATATTGAATTAAAGCCGACCTGCGCGCCACAGTTCCTGCGCATTGCTGACCAGCTGGGCATTAAGACGCGATTCCATCGTGGCTGTCTGGCAGGGCTCAGCTATTGTATCATCAGCCCGCGGGGCAAGGTACAGCCCTGCGCTTACCTCAATATGGAATTGGGTGATGTGCATGATACGCCATTTGATGAAATCTGGAATGACAGCGAAGTGCTGAAGAAACTGCGTACGCTCGAATATAGCGGTGGGTGCGGCAGCTGCAACTATAAGGGCGTTTGCGGCGGGTGCCGGGCTAGAGCGGCTTATTACCATGGCGGGGATTATATGGCGGAGGAGCCTTGGTGTCTCTATCATGGACGCAGAGGCGAATAA
- the proC gene encoding pyrroline-5-carboxylate reductase → MMEKLGFIGMGNMAQALAAGFINAGAIAKEKVYAFAPNQEKLAKNAAAIGFTAVKTVQELADTCDTLVMACKPYQIESVLTELGDKLKGKALISIAAGWDFARYESVLPVGVRLQFIMPNTPAMVGEGVLLFEEHNTLTPEEHAEIKKLFAAVGLVQELPSNLMGIGGTVTGCGPAFVDLFIEAYGDAAVKYGLKREDAYKLISQMVLGSAKLQLATGTHPGVLKDNVCSPAGTTIRGVTALEEYGLRNACIKSVDAIMNK, encoded by the coding sequence ATGATGGAAAAACTCGGATTTATCGGCATGGGCAATATGGCGCAGGCACTCGCCGCAGGTTTTATCAACGCGGGCGCCATTGCCAAGGAAAAAGTCTACGCCTTTGCCCCCAATCAGGAAAAGCTGGCCAAAAATGCCGCCGCTATCGGCTTTACGGCAGTTAAGACCGTGCAGGAACTGGCAGATACCTGCGATACATTGGTAATGGCCTGCAAGCCCTACCAGATTGAGAGCGTCCTGACAGAACTTGGCGATAAATTAAAGGGCAAAGCCCTAATCTCCATCGCCGCCGGCTGGGACTTTGCACGCTATGAGAGCGTCCTGCCTGTCGGCGTCCGCCTGCAATTCATCATGCCCAACACGCCGGCAATGGTCGGTGAAGGGGTACTGCTCTTTGAGGAGCACAATACTCTTACGCCAGAGGAACACGCCGAAATCAAAAAACTCTTTGCCGCTGTGGGTTTGGTGCAGGAACTTCCCAGCAATCTCATGGGCATTGGCGGCACCGTCACTGGCTGCGGCCCGGCCTTTGTCGACCTCTTTATCGAGGCTTATGGTGATGCGGCAGTAAAATATGGCTTAAAACGCGAAGATGCCTATAAGCTGATTTCCCAAATGGTGCTCGGTTCGGCAAAACTTCAGCTCGCTACGGGTACCCATCCAGGCGTGCTCAAAGATAATGTCTGCAGCCCGGCAGGGACTACCATCCGCGGGGTAACGGCACTTGAAGAATACGGATTGCGCAATGCATGCATTAAGTCCGTGGATGCGATTATGAATAAATAA
- the nirJ1 gene encoding putative heme d1 biosynthesis radical SAM protein NirJ1: MISVTKLLFAREYYGDNLRYTKNAHTMRNGAAEGMGPVVVWNSTKTCNLKCMHCYMGSDAQKYKDELTTEEAKKFIDDLADFHVPVLLFSGGEPLIRPDFFELAEYAQKKGVRPTLSTNGTLITREVAQRIKDIGVGYVGISLDGLQDVNDKFRGVEGSFEKAMKGIENCVAVGQRVGLRFTINHHNIQELDNIFDFIEEKGINRVCFYHLVYSGRGEKMVNQDVTPEESRKAMDTIIRRTRDFEERGLEKEILTVDNHCDGVYMYLKALAEGRDETAEQIKKYISMNGGNRSGIAFGEVDPLGYVHPDQFTQHHTFGNVRERKFGDIWSDVSASPILAGLKDRKHLLKGRCAKCKFLDNCNGNFRTRAEAVTGDFWESDPSCYLTDEEIGIK, from the coding sequence ATGATTAGTGTAACGAAACTGTTGTTCGCGCGGGAATACTACGGCGATAACCTGCGCTATACGAAGAACGCCCATACCATGAGAAATGGGGCGGCTGAGGGCATGGGGCCGGTGGTGGTCTGGAATTCCACCAAGACCTGCAACCTCAAGTGCATGCATTGTTACATGGGCTCGGATGCCCAAAAATATAAAGACGAGCTGACCACGGAGGAAGCCAAGAAGTTCATTGACGATTTGGCAGACTTCCATGTGCCCGTATTGTTGTTCTCCGGCGGCGAGCCTTTGATTCGGCCGGACTTCTTCGAGCTGGCGGAATACGCTCAGAAAAAGGGGGTAAGACCTACCCTGTCCACCAACGGCACCTTGATTACCCGGGAAGTGGCCCAGCGCATCAAGGATATCGGCGTGGGCTATGTAGGCATCTCCCTGGACGGCCTTCAGGATGTCAACGATAAGTTCCGTGGGGTAGAAGGCTCATTCGAGAAGGCCATGAAGGGCATTGAAAACTGCGTGGCCGTTGGCCAGCGGGTGGGCCTGCGCTTTACCATCAACCACCACAACATTCAGGAGTTGGACAATATCTTTGACTTTATCGAAGAAAAGGGCATTAACCGGGTCTGCTTCTATCATCTGGTGTACTCCGGCCGTGGCGAAAAGATGGTCAATCAGGACGTGACCCCGGAAGAATCCCGCAAGGCTATGGATACCATTATTCGCCGCACCCGGGATTTTGAGGAACGAGGCCTGGAAAAGGAAATCCTCACGGTGGACAACCACTGCGACGGCGTTTATATGTACCTCAAGGCACTGGCTGAGGGTCGGGATGAAACGGCAGAGCAGATTAAGAAGTATATCTCCATGAACGGCGGCAACCGCTCAGGTATCGCTTTCGGTGAGGTTGACCCCTTGGGCTATGTGCATCCTGACCAGTTCACCCAGCATCATACCTTCGGCAACGTGCGGGAACGGAAGTTCGGGGATATTTGGTCAGATGTCAGCGCCAGCCCCATTCTGGCCGGTCTGAAAGACCGCAAGCACCTCCTGAAGGGCCGCTGCGCCAAGTGCAAGTTCCTGGACAACTGCAACGGCAACTTCCGCACCAGAGCAGAAGCGGTTACCGGGGATTTTTGGGAGTCGGACCCCTCCTGCTATCTCACCGATGAAGAAATCGGCATCAAGTGA
- the thiD gene encoding bifunctional hydroxymethylpyrimidine kinase/phosphomethylpyrimidine kinase, whose translation MVKKCELKTVLTIAGSDSSGGAGIQADLKTMLANGVYGMSAITALTAQNTTGVTAVVRTAPEMLAAQLDSVFTDIFPNAVKTGMVFDRELLEVITAKLNQYHAKNIVVDPVMVATSGARLLNEDAISALQKELLSLATVITPNLMEAEVLAAMEIKSHEDMILAAKKLYETYGCNVLCKGGHRHLDADDLLYTADGPLWLKGEHIANPNTHGTGCTLSSAIASNLAKGQDLTTAVKNAKAYITGALQAGLNLGHGAGPLHHGWAI comes from the coding sequence ATGGTAAAAAAATGCGAACTCAAAACCGTACTGACCATTGCTGGCAGCGACTCCAGCGGCGGCGCAGGCATTCAGGCTGACCTCAAGACCATGCTGGCCAATGGTGTCTACGGCATGAGCGCCATCACCGCCCTGACTGCGCAAAATACCACAGGCGTCACAGCAGTTGTTCGAACTGCTCCGGAAATGCTGGCCGCACAATTAGACAGCGTTTTTACCGATATTTTCCCGAATGCCGTCAAGACGGGCATGGTCTTTGACCGCGAACTGCTTGAAGTTATCACCGCCAAGCTCAACCAGTATCACGCGAAAAACATCGTGGTTGACCCCGTAATGGTAGCCACCAGCGGGGCCAGGCTACTGAATGAAGATGCCATATCCGCCCTACAGAAAGAACTTCTGTCACTGGCCACAGTCATTACCCCCAATCTTATGGAAGCTGAGGTTTTGGCCGCTATGGAAATCAAGAGCCATGAAGATATGATACTCGCCGCCAAAAAACTTTACGAAACTTACGGCTGCAATGTGCTCTGCAAAGGCGGCCACCGCCACTTGGATGCGGACGACCTGCTCTATACCGCAGACGGTCCTCTTTGGCTGAAAGGCGAACATATCGCCAATCCCAACACCCACGGCACCGGCTGTACTCTGTCCTCTGCCATTGCCAGCAATCTGGCAAAAGGGCAAGACTTAACTACTGCCGTAAAGAACGCCAAAGCCTATATCACGGGCGCCCTGCAGGCCGGCCTCAACCTTGGCCATGGCGCAGGGCCACTGCACCACGGCTGGGCTATTTAG
- a CDS encoding MATE family efflux transporter, translating into MLNTRDMDMLHGSFWDKLIIFAIPLALTGVLQQLFNAADVAVLGQFVGKNAMAAVGNNISVIGILVNLFMGLSLGSNVVIARFIGAKKPEKVGTAVQTSFALAVATGFALLLFGELMATPIINWLDVPAEVEEMAETYLRVYLLGLPFIGMYNFEAAILRARGDTRTPLLALAAASVVNIALDLLFVLWGWGVMGVALATVVATGVSAFILFWFLTHSQDILRLHFDGFVLDGRLLRDIVAIGLPAGIQGMVFSFSNILIQAAVNSLGPDAMAASAAAFAIEVNVYCVLNAFAQATTTFVSQNYGAGNLPRCFQITKVGLGLDVAFTVAMGVIVIGFAREFLSLFNADETVVELGIIRFWYIVAPQFLQVFIDVLSGALRGYGFSLPPAVLALVGICGVRITWLYTLFPASPDYATLMACYPVSWLITGIFIAILYRYCRGHIKLIRV; encoded by the coding sequence ATGTTAAACACAAGGGACATGGATATGCTTCATGGCTCTTTTTGGGATAAGCTGATTATTTTTGCGATTCCCTTGGCCCTTACCGGTGTTCTGCAGCAGCTCTTCAATGCGGCAGATGTGGCCGTTTTGGGGCAGTTTGTGGGCAAGAATGCCATGGCGGCCGTGGGCAATAATATCTCTGTTATCGGTATCTTGGTCAATCTCTTTATGGGGCTTTCGCTCGGCTCGAATGTGGTGATTGCCCGCTTTATCGGAGCGAAGAAGCCGGAAAAGGTTGGCACAGCTGTGCAGACGTCTTTTGCTTTGGCGGTGGCGACAGGTTTTGCCCTGCTGCTGTTTGGCGAGCTGATGGCTACGCCGATTATCAACTGGTTGGATGTGCCGGCCGAAGTTGAGGAAATGGCGGAAACCTACTTGCGGGTGTATCTGCTCGGCCTGCCTTTTATCGGCATGTATAACTTTGAAGCGGCTATTCTGCGTGCCCGCGGGGATACGCGTACGCCGCTCTTGGCGCTGGCCGCAGCCAGTGTGGTCAATATCGCACTGGACTTGCTCTTTGTCCTTTGGGGCTGGGGCGTTATGGGCGTGGCGCTCGCTACGGTTGTGGCTACCGGCGTCAGTGCCTTTATCCTGTTCTGGTTCCTGACCCATTCGCAGGATATTTTGCGCCTGCATTTTGACGGCTTTGTTTTGGACGGCCGTCTGTTGCGGGATATTGTGGCCATTGGCCTGCCCGCGGGGATTCAGGGTATGGTCTTTTCGTTCTCGAATATTTTGATTCAGGCGGCGGTGAACAGTTTGGGGCCGGATGCCATGGCGGCATCGGCGGCGGCTTTTGCCATTGAGGTCAATGTTTACTGCGTGCTCAACGCCTTTGCCCAGGCCACGACGACTTTTGTGAGTCAGAATTACGGTGCGGGCAATCTGCCACGCTGCTTCCAGATTACCAAGGTGGGACTGGGACTGGATGTCGCCTTTACCGTGGCGATGGGCGTTATCGTGATTGGCTTTGCGCGGGAGTTCCTGTCTCTGTTCAATGCGGATGAAACCGTCGTAGAACTTGGCATTATCCGCTTCTGGTATATCGTGGCGCCGCAATTTTTGCAGGTCTTTATCGATGTGCTGTCTGGCGCACTGCGCGGCTATGGCTTTTCGCTCCCGCCGGCAGTGCTCGCGCTCGTGGGTATTTGCGGCGTGCGCATTACCTGGCTGTATACGCTGTTCCCTGCCAGCCCCGACTACGCCACCTTGATGGCTTGCTATCCCGTGAGCTGGCTGATTACCGGCATCTTTATCGCCATCCTCTATCGTTACTGCCGTGGACATATCAAATTGATTCGCGTGTGA
- the thiM gene encoding hydroxyethylthiazole kinase gives MDLFNIWENIRKNTPLIHHITNYVTVNDVANITLACGASPVMADDAAEAAEITQLAAGLCLNIGTLNQRTIPAMLRAARKAKELNHPVVLDPVGAGATKLRTQTALDILQTDSIICVRGNISEIKTLIHGTGNTKGVDAAAVDCVTEENLDHSCEFAKQAAQKLNTIVAITGAIDLVADTKQCYIIRNGHPEMSRITGTGCQCSALVTACIAANATKPLEAAAVAVMAMGLAGEIAHKHLLPHEGNATYRNRIIDAICHLTAEELTKGAKYEIR, from the coding sequence ATTGATTTGTTTAACATCTGGGAAAACATTCGCAAGAACACGCCGCTGATTCACCACATTACCAACTATGTGACGGTAAATGATGTGGCCAATATCACGCTGGCCTGCGGAGCCAGCCCCGTTATGGCAGATGATGCAGCCGAAGCGGCTGAAATCACGCAGCTGGCCGCAGGGCTCTGCCTGAATATCGGCACGCTCAACCAACGCACCATCCCGGCCATGCTGCGCGCCGCCCGCAAAGCAAAAGAATTAAACCATCCGGTTGTCCTCGACCCGGTGGGAGCCGGTGCCACCAAACTGCGGACGCAGACTGCTCTCGATATCTTACAGACGGACAGCATCATCTGCGTGCGGGGCAATATCTCGGAAATCAAGACGCTGATTCATGGCACAGGTAACACTAAGGGCGTAGATGCCGCCGCTGTGGACTGCGTAACCGAAGAAAACCTTGACCATTCCTGCGAATTTGCCAAGCAGGCCGCCCAAAAGTTAAACACCATTGTGGCCATTACCGGTGCCATTGATTTGGTCGCTGACACCAAACAATGCTATATTATCCGCAACGGCCATCCGGAAATGAGCCGCATCACAGGCACCGGCTGCCAGTGCTCGGCGCTCGTTACCGCCTGCATTGCCGCAAATGCCACAAAACCTTTAGAAGCCGCCGCAGTTGCCGTAATGGCTATGGGACTTGCCGGCGAGATTGCCCATAAGCACCTTCTTCCTCACGAAGGCAATGCCACCTACCGCAACCGCATTATCGACGCCATCTGTCATCTGACGGCTGAGGAACTGACAAAGGGGGCAAAATATGAAATCCGCTAA
- a CDS encoding TetR/AcrR family transcriptional regulator, translating into MEEKMGRRERKKLLSRQAILDAAVVVFSKKGFREASIADIMNGADLGTGTFYNYFQSKEELLVHLLGRLVAEVNAAIKDLRNEGRPACEQLSVACTLTAKFLDENRYVLPLFLAAADHSGLPEDAEERKSVPTPGFKPLFERILKEGQENGEVRKDVPAELITEMFHSIYQATAFSKLDISFQENVAMKMRLLLDGIKVQTAE; encoded by the coding sequence ATGGAAGAGAAAATGGGCCGCCGGGAGCGCAAAAAACTCCTGTCACGGCAGGCGATACTGGACGCAGCTGTGGTGGTGTTCAGCAAGAAGGGCTTTCGTGAAGCATCCATTGCGGACATTATGAATGGTGCGGACCTGGGCACAGGCACCTTTTACAATTACTTCCAATCCAAGGAGGAGCTCCTGGTACATCTCCTTGGACGGTTGGTCGCAGAGGTCAACGCCGCCATCAAGGATTTGCGGAATGAGGGGCGCCCTGCATGCGAGCAGCTTTCGGTGGCCTGCACCTTAACTGCTAAATTTCTGGATGAAAATCGCTATGTTTTGCCCTTGTTCTTGGCGGCGGCAGACCATTCGGGCCTGCCGGAGGATGCGGAGGAGCGCAAGTCCGTGCCTACCCCGGGCTTTAAGCCACTGTTCGAGCGCATCCTGAAGGAAGGACAGGAAAATGGCGAGGTGCGCAAGGATGTGCCTGCCGAGCTGATTACGGAGATGTTTCACTCTATCTATCAGGCCACGGCCTTCAGTAAACTGGACATTTCCTTTCAGGAAAATGTGGCGATGAAAATGCGGCTGCTGCTGGATGGGATTAAGGTGCAGACGGCTGAATAA